The following coding sequences are from one Shewanella violacea DSS12 window:
- a CDS encoding fumarate hydratase, with amino-acid sequence MSKEVVIKQADLIESVADALQYISYYHPKDFVDAMTQAYEREESAAAKDAIAQILINSRMSAEGKRPLCQDTGIVTCFVKVGMAVKWDKTDMTIQQMVDEGVRQAYLNPDNPLRASIVADPAGARINTKDNTPSVVHIDMIPGNHIEVAIAAKGGGSENKSKMAMLNPSDDIAAWVERTLPTMGAGWCPPGMLGIGIGGTAEKAAVLAKESLMDPVDIHELQQRGAQTAEEKLRLDIFERANNLGIGAQGLGGLTTVLDVKIKSMPTHAASKPVVMIPNCAATRHVHFHLDGTGPAELTPPSLEDWPVITREVGENTHRVNLDTVTQAEIETWKSGDTLLLNGKMLTGRDAAHKRIQTLIESGEGLPEGVDFTGKFIYYVGPVDPVGSEVVGPAGPTTATRMDKFTDLMLEKTGLMGMIGKAERGPATVASIKKHKAVYLMAVGGAAYLVSKAIKKSRVVAFADLGMEAIYEFDVKDMPVTVAVDSEGVNVHETGPAQWKVSLEPAK; translated from the coding sequence GTGAGTAAAGAAGTTGTCATTAAACAAGCAGATCTCATCGAGAGCGTCGCCGATGCCCTACAATATATCTCTTACTATCATCCTAAGGATTTCGTCGATGCAATGACCCAAGCCTATGAGCGTGAAGAGAGCGCTGCAGCAAAAGATGCCATTGCTCAAATCTTGATAAATTCACGTATGTCAGCTGAAGGTAAGCGACCTCTGTGTCAAGACACGGGTATTGTGACTTGTTTCGTTAAAGTCGGTATGGCTGTGAAGTGGGATAAAACAGACATGACCATTCAGCAGATGGTCGATGAGGGCGTAAGACAAGCCTATCTCAATCCTGACAATCCACTGCGTGCATCTATCGTCGCAGATCCTGCCGGGGCACGCATAAATACCAAAGACAACACACCATCTGTGGTCCATATCGACATGATCCCAGGCAATCACATCGAAGTAGCTATCGCTGCTAAAGGTGGCGGATCTGAAAATAAATCTAAGATGGCCATGCTCAATCCATCCGATGACATTGCTGCCTGGGTTGAGAGAACCTTACCAACCATGGGCGCGGGCTGGTGTCCACCGGGTATGTTAGGCATAGGTATAGGTGGCACCGCCGAAAAAGCGGCTGTTTTAGCCAAAGAGTCCTTAATGGATCCGGTCGATATTCATGAGCTGCAGCAAAGAGGCGCGCAGACGGCGGAAGAAAAATTACGTCTCGACATCTTTGAGCGTGCAAACAATCTGGGCATAGGTGCCCAGGGACTCGGTGGTTTGACAACTGTCTTAGACGTTAAGATAAAATCCATGCCCACTCATGCGGCATCTAAGCCCGTGGTGATGATCCCTAATTGCGCCGCTACGCGCCATGTACATTTCCATCTTGATGGCACTGGGCCTGCTGAATTAACGCCGCCTTCTCTGGAAGATTGGCCGGTGATCACCCGAGAAGTCGGGGAGAACACACACAGAGTCAATCTCGATACCGTGACTCAAGCCGAAATCGAAACATGGAAGAGTGGCGACACCTTACTCCTAAACGGCAAGATGCTAACCGGCCGTGATGCGGCGCATAAACGCATTCAGACACTTATCGAATCTGGTGAAGGGCTGCCAGAAGGCGTCGACTTTACCGGTAAATTTATCTATTACGTGGGTCCGGTGGATCCTGTAGGCAGTGAAGTTGTCGGGCCAGCAGGTCCTACAACGGCGACCCGTATGGATAAGTTTACCGATCTAATGCTCGAGAAAACAGGCTTGATGGGCATGATAGGTAAAGCCGAGCGTGGGCCTGCAACCGTTGCTTCAATCAAGAAGCACAAGGCGGTTTACCTTATGGCAGTTGGCGGCGCGGCTTACTTAGTGTCTAAAGCCATCAAGAAGTCACGAGTGGTAGCCTTTGCCGACTTAGGCATGGAAGCTATCTATGAGTTTGATGTTAAAGATATGCCAGTCACTGTGGCGGTAGACTCAGAGGGCGTGAATGTTCACGAGACCGGTCCTGCACAATGGAAAGTGAGCCTGGAACCCGCGAAATAA